The sequence CGTCTCCACGGGCGTCCCGGGCACGGTGGCGCACGCGGTGGCCAGGGCCATGGCCAGGAGGACACGGAGGGGCTTCAGGCTCATGCGGTGGGAAGCCTCCTGGCCGGGACGGACGCCTTCAGTCCAGCAGGGCTTGGAGGGTGCTCGCCAGCATGAGGAGGAGGATCCGCCACGCGACGCCCTTTCGCTTCCGGCCGCGTTGAACCCCCGTGACGTGCTCTTGCGCAGTCGTGATCGGGCAAATCCAAGCAGGGGCTCCGGTGGGGGCCCCCGGGGGCCTGTAGGCGTTGGAGGCACACGAGTCTTCCGCGGGACGGAAGCCTGGGGCAAACGGGCTGCTTCTCCTCTGGGAGATGCCGCGTCTTCACTCGTGGCGAAGGACCTTCCACTGCCGGACATCCGCGGGGGCGCCGGGCGCTCGCGGGGGGTTGTGGGCCTGGGGCGCGTGCCTAGCTTGCCGGCGTCCATGACGAACGAACTGCACCCGACGGCGCGGCCTACGCGCGTGGCTCACGTGATGTATGGCCTGGAGATGGGCGGACTCGAACAGCTGGTGGTCCGGCTGTCCCAGCATGGCCGCGAGCGGGGCATCGAATCCGTGGTGCTGGCCCTGGGGCCGGACGGTCCGGTGCGCGAGCTGCTCCAGCGCGTCAACGTCCCCACGGTGTGGCTGGGAGGCCTGGCGGGCATGACGCCCACGGCCATCCGCCGGCTGGCCCAGGAGGTGGACGCCTTTGGCGCCGACGTGGTCCACGGCCACGACGTGGGGCCCTGGCTCAACGCCGTCGCCACCCGGACGCTGCGTCCGCGCACGCCCGTGCTGGGCACCTTCCACCAGACGGTCGAGCCGCAGGGCAAGCTGCGCCCCGCCGCCATGGCCGCCGCGATGTTCACCCAGTCCCTGGTCGCGTGCGGCAGTGAAGTGCGCGCCAGCCTGGAGCGCTGGAGCCCGAAGCTGCTGTCGAACGTGGTCACCATCGAGAACGGCGTGCCGCTGGAGGTCGCCACGGGCGACGAGGCCCGCCGGGCCGCCCGTGAGCGCCTGGGCCTGCCGCAGGACGCCACCGTGGTGGGCTACCTGGGCCGCCTCTCCGAGGAGAAGGGCCCGGACCTCCTGGTGGACGCCTTCCTGCGCCACTTCGCGGACGCGAAGGACACGCACCTGGTGATGATTGGCCCCGGCCCGATGGAGGCCTCGCTGCGCGCTCGAGCCGCCGCGTCGCCGCTGGCCGGACGGGTGCACTTCACGGGCGCGCTGCTGGAGGCGAGCAAGCTGCTGCCCGCGTTCGACGTCTACGTGCAGCCGTCCCGCCGTGAGGGCCGCTCGCTGTCGCTGCTGGAGGCGATGGCGGTGGGGCTGCCTACGGTGTCGCACGCCATCCCTGCCATTCAGGAGGTGCACCGCGATGGCCAGACGGCGCTGCTCGTGCCGTCCGGAGACGTGGATGCGCTCGCGGGCGCGGTGAAGCGCCTGGCCCACGACGCGGAGCTGCGTTCGCGCCTGGGTGAGGCCGCGAAGCGCGAGGTGCAGCGCTACTCGCTGTCCACGATGGTGGACACGTACGCGAAGCTCTATCGGGGTGCCGCGGCTCGCGCGCAGGCGTGAGCGGCACGGGAGAACGACGGGTGCCGCACTCCACCATCCTCCATGTGCGCAGCACCTGCGGCCTGTACGGCGCGGAGCGGGCGCTGCTGTCGCTGGCCGCGTCGACGCCGCAGCCGTGGCGGGCGCAGGTGTGCAGCCTCGTGTCGCCCGGACGGGTGGACGTGTTGTCGGGCGCGGCGCGTGAGCAGGGGCTGGACGCGCTGACGCTGGAGGTGCCCGGCCGCTTCAGCGCGATGGCCGTGGCCACGCTCGCCTCGGAGGTCCGCCGCCGGGGCGTGGGGTTGCTGCACGCGCATGACTACAAGTCGCTCACGCTGGGCGCCGCCGCGAGCGCGCTCGCCGGAGTGCCGCTGGTGGCCACGTACCACGGAGACACCGGTGCCACGCCCGCGTTGATTGCCTACGAAGGGCTGGCGCGAGTGCTGGGCAACTGCACGAGCGCGGTGGCCGCGGTGTCGCGCGAGCTGACCGCGCGCCTGCGCCGCTACGTCCACCGCTCGCCGGTGGTCTACATCCCCAACGCGCTGCCTCTGTCGGAGCCGTGCACGGAGGAGGAGCGTCTCCAGGCTCGCGAGTCCCTGGGGCTGGCGCCGGAGGGGGCCGTCATCGCGCTGGTGGGCCGCCTGTCGGTGGAGAAGGGGCCGCAGGTCCTGCTGGACGCGATGCAGCGCCTGTCCAGGACACCCGGAGCCACGGTGCCCACGCTGCTGCTGGTGGGCGATGGTCCGCTGCGCGAGTCGCTGGAGGCGCAGGCGCAGGGACTGCCGGTGCGCTTCCTGGGATTCCGCTCGGAGGTGCGCAGCGTGTACGCCGCGGCGGACGCGGTGGTGATGCCTTCGCTGAGGGAAGGCATGCCGCTGGTCGCGCTGGAGGCGATGGCGCTGGGACGGCCCCTGGTGGCGTCCGGAGTCGGAGAGCTGCCCCACGTGCTGGGCACGGGGCGCGGGCTCGTGGTGCCACCGGGAGATGCGGGAACGTTGGCCTCCGCGCTGGCGGGGCTGCTGGCCGCGCCGGGTTGGAGGGCGCGGATGGCGCAGGCCGCGCGGGAGTACGTCGTGGCCCATCACGCGCCGGAGCGGATGGCGAATCGGTACATCGAATCGCTCTACCTGCCCGCGCTCATGGATCAGCCTCACGCCCAGGCGGCCGCCGCCGGGTAGGGCAAGCCCCTGGCATTCTCCTGCCTCGGTCGGGCCCGCGGTCGGT is a genomic window of Corallococcus macrosporus containing:
- a CDS encoding glycosyltransferase, whose translation is MTNELHPTARPTRVAHVMYGLEMGGLEQLVVRLSQHGRERGIESVVLALGPDGPVRELLQRVNVPTVWLGGLAGMTPTAIRRLAQEVDAFGADVVHGHDVGPWLNAVATRTLRPRTPVLGTFHQTVEPQGKLRPAAMAAAMFTQSLVACGSEVRASLERWSPKLLSNVVTIENGVPLEVATGDEARRAARERLGLPQDATVVGYLGRLSEEKGPDLLVDAFLRHFADAKDTHLVMIGPGPMEASLRARAAASPLAGRVHFTGALLEASKLLPAFDVYVQPSRREGRSLSLLEAMAVGLPTVSHAIPAIQEVHRDGQTALLVPSGDVDALAGAVKRLAHDAELRSRLGEAAKREVQRYSLSTMVDTYAKLYRGAAARAQA
- a CDS encoding glycosyltransferase; translation: MPHSTILHVRSTCGLYGAERALLSLAASTPQPWRAQVCSLVSPGRVDVLSGAAREQGLDALTLEVPGRFSAMAVATLASEVRRRGVGLLHAHDYKSLTLGAAASALAGVPLVATYHGDTGATPALIAYEGLARVLGNCTSAVAAVSRELTARLRRYVHRSPVVYIPNALPLSEPCTEEERLQARESLGLAPEGAVIALVGRLSVEKGPQVLLDAMQRLSRTPGATVPTLLLVGDGPLRESLEAQAQGLPVRFLGFRSEVRSVYAAADAVVMPSLREGMPLVALEAMALGRPLVASGVGELPHVLGTGRGLVVPPGDAGTLASALAGLLAAPGWRARMAQAAREYVVAHHAPERMANRYIESLYLPALMDQPHAQAAAAG